In Alicyclobacillus macrosporangiidus CPP55, a single window of DNA contains:
- a CDS encoding YceI family protein: MAKSQWKVDPAHSSVDFSIKHMVISRVKGTFHTFDAVVEADPEDLTTARIEFTVDVASVDTRNEDRDNHLRSADFFDAENYPKMTFKATRIVKKSEGEYEVTGDLTIRGVTRPETFLVTYEGQGKDPWGGIRAGFSANGTINRSDYGLKWNAALETGGVLVGDQVQVSLEIQAVKQG; the protein is encoded by the coding sequence ATGGCCAAATCGCAATGGAAGGTTGACCCCGCCCACAGCAGTGTCGATTTCAGCATTAAGCACATGGTGATCTCCCGCGTGAAGGGGACTTTCCATACCTTCGACGCGGTGGTTGAGGCAGATCCGGAGGACCTCACGACAGCCCGTATCGAGTTCACGGTGGACGTCGCCAGCGTGGACACGCGCAACGAGGACCGGGACAACCACCTGCGCTCGGCCGATTTCTTCGATGCCGAGAACTATCCGAAGATGACGTTCAAGGCCACTCGGATCGTCAAGAAGAGCGAAGGCGAGTACGAGGTGACCGGTGACCTGACCATTCGCGGCGTGACGCGCCCGGAGACATTCCTGGTGACATACGAGGGCCAGGGCAAGGACCCTTGGGGCGGCATCCGCGCCGGCTTCAGCGCCAATGGGACCATTAACCGGAGCGACTACGGCCTGAAGTGGAATGCGGCACTGGAGACGGGCGGCGTCCTGGTCGGGGATCAGGTCCAAGTGTCCTTGGAGATTCAAGCGGTGAAACAGGGCTGA